The following are from one region of the Segatella oris genome:
- a CDS encoding helicase-related protein, whose protein sequence is MAYKKKEVLQANTEAIRVVLRLEKERREATEAEKSILRNYQGFGGLKCVLNRTDNPDDIRYWSKSEQNLFEPTQQLKQMIYREAIDANTAKRYWESIKASVLTSFYTDTRIVSAISDALVSTNLQVRRCLDPSMGMGAFAETFAKQAGVVDAMEKDLLTARISQALHPYGKGNVFVRNEPFEAIGELEEKDKYDLITSNIPFGDFMVYDREYSKGKDTLKRESTRAIHNYFFVKGLDCIKEGGLLAFITSQGVLDSPRNESIRRYLMQNSRLISALRLPSGMFSDNAGTDVGSDLIVLQKQTGKEISKGIEQQFVETVSVPKEEGSSVVFKHNSLFVGDWKDISHRTIATERIMGTDPYGRPTWEYRFTGGIEEMVESLRTQLSLEMGQRVDHKLYETGIPMTEVEREAEAEKQLRKLGITISREKETERIKTEDKGINDAYNLMPDSIRKQLPKLYSTEKELIGDKIAYARYFFPMGAYTAYLLEYDPKSRIGFGAVTMGYGWELGNMSLDEMEGVKVRGLGIERDLYFSPKKLHEIAELEEIVREQYTKEEVVAEEIKEEAVTNTEDTVKKTVNGTSGIKISKEELETETEINVGQVIEPDDFTITKAQATENTVSNGETTPLQPPSSESVPQQSVSEQPSINVEPAPEGVPALTLHRQYEQERSEIRTDIEAPREMNGQTVFFDDDHHPVVDNNMEDIGQPEQLSLFAPEEYSLWTREVSRVNNEIKDNSGTSQAHRPITQTAPQKPSESKIQKSVTSPQRRTRSSRKAASSSSREPSLFDFMNEDEERKPKPIAEVRKEFDASPRPFLSSPDSHLRDGSIVVQKGQVGFLSDLKRHPTFNPMDLPYAQLSRLKSYIEIRECYHRLYDYEAENHAEDREDRSRLNHLYDDYVARWGYFNQKANTDIIKMDATGVEMLFLERSENGRYIKADIFDHPTAFSTTELTVATDPMEALGASLNKYGTVELGYMSSLLPDMEESDIISSLEGRIYYNPEENAYEVADKFISGNVIEKAERIESWLLDHPDHEEAKQSLAALRAATPTPIPFADLDFNLGERWIPAKVYGRFASEFFETDIGVSYHSNMDEYSIVCDHKNANIWHKYAVQGEFRRYDGINLLKHALHNTIPDINKSKEVTDKVTGETKTIKVRDGHAIQMANAKIEEIRQGFIDWLGRTPDTFKQQLSDHYNRLFNCFVRPNFDGTHQTFPDLDLRRLGIADLYKSQKDAVWMLKTNGGGICDHEVGAGKTLIMCTAAYEMKRLGLANKPMIIGLKANVFDIADTFRKAYPNAKVLYPGKNDFNKQNRQRIFNDIKNNDWDCIILTHEQFGMIPQALEIQEAIMQKELDSVEENLEVLRQQGRDISRGMLKGLEKRKQTLEAKLQNIQDSIAERKDDAVDFKMMGIDHLFVDESHQFKNLMFNTRHDRVSGLGNPDGSQRALNMLFAIRTIQERSGKDLGATFLSGTTISNSLTELYLLFKYLRPQALEKQGINSFDAWAAVFAKKSTDYEFSITNDIIQKERFRTFIKVPELAAFYAEICDFRTAKDIGIDRPEKNEILHNIPPTPEQEVFIGKLMEFAKSGDATILGRAPLSESEERAKMLIATDYARKMSLDLRMIDENAYSDHIDNKASHCAKLLNDYYQKYDAQKGTQFVFSDLGTYKPGGDFNIYSEIKRKLVEDYHIPAYEIRFIQECKNEKAKKAMVDAMNRGDIRIIFGSTSMLGTGVNAQQRAVAIHHLDTPWRPSDLEQRNGRAVRKGNLVAKEFADNKVDVIIYAVERSLDSYKFNLLHNKQLFINQLKTNTLGSRTIDEGSMDEDSGMNFSEYVAVLSGNTDLLEKARLDKKITTLESERKNFLRERDAATGKLAEINSSVSFHTDKIKEAQSDLALFEKCVERDDEGTPINKLTIKGVEDSTDIKAIAARLQEIDEKARTKGEYHKIGEIYGFSIMVKTESTSKDLFDCSVNRFFVKGQESIYYTYNNGKLATDPKLACQNFINALERIPKVIESHEKEMAKVVANKEVYTNIANSSWKKEDELRSLKSEAAELDRKIALTISTNKEAKGDVEQDKSISISGLPNQIDNKQSKIHEDSEDGRSQGFRPKWRH, encoded by the coding sequence ATGGCATACAAAAAGAAAGAAGTCCTGCAAGCCAACACGGAAGCTATCCGAGTGGTCTTGCGATTAGAGAAGGAACGCCGCGAAGCCACCGAAGCTGAGAAAAGTATCTTACGGAACTATCAAGGATTCGGTGGCTTGAAATGTGTACTCAACCGCACAGATAATCCCGATGACATCCGCTATTGGAGCAAGTCAGAGCAGAATCTCTTTGAACCTACCCAGCAGCTCAAGCAGATGATTTATCGTGAAGCCATAGATGCCAACACTGCCAAGCGGTATTGGGAGAGCATCAAGGCAAGCGTACTGACCTCCTTCTATACCGATACCCGTATCGTTTCTGCCATCTCTGATGCACTTGTATCCACAAACCTGCAGGTAAGACGATGCTTAGACCCTTCTATGGGTATGGGTGCCTTTGCCGAGACCTTTGCAAAGCAAGCAGGAGTTGTAGATGCAATGGAGAAGGACTTGCTCACTGCTCGCATCAGCCAAGCCCTGCACCCCTATGGTAAAGGCAACGTGTTCGTTAGAAACGAGCCTTTTGAAGCTATTGGAGAACTGGAAGAGAAAGATAAGTACGACCTTATTACAAGTAACATTCCTTTCGGTGATTTCATGGTCTATGACCGAGAGTATAGCAAAGGCAAGGACACTCTCAAGCGCGAGTCCACACGTGCCATTCACAATTACTTCTTCGTGAAAGGTCTGGACTGCATCAAAGAAGGTGGCTTACTGGCATTTATCACCTCACAGGGTGTATTGGACAGTCCCCGCAATGAATCCATACGCCGTTACCTCATGCAGAACAGCCGCCTTATCTCCGCTCTCCGACTACCATCGGGTATGTTTTCTGACAATGCAGGAACGGACGTAGGCAGTGACCTCATCGTACTACAGAAGCAGACAGGTAAAGAAATCAGCAAGGGAATTGAGCAGCAGTTCGTAGAAACTGTTTCTGTTCCCAAGGAAGAAGGCTCTTCTGTCGTCTTCAAGCATAACTCTCTTTTTGTAGGAGATTGGAAGGACATATCTCATCGCACCATTGCCACAGAGCGCATAATGGGTACAGACCCTTATGGAAGACCTACATGGGAGTATCGGTTCACGGGAGGGATTGAGGAAATGGTAGAAAGTCTCCGAACACAACTCTCCCTTGAAATGGGACAACGTGTCGACCATAAGCTATATGAAACAGGTATACCTATGACAGAGGTAGAGCGAGAGGCAGAAGCAGAAAAACAGCTCCGCAAGTTGGGTATTACCATAAGTCGGGAAAAAGAAACAGAGAGGATAAAGACAGAAGACAAGGGAATAAACGATGCCTATAACCTCATGCCCGACAGTATCAGGAAACAGTTGCCAAAACTTTACAGCACGGAAAAGGAACTCATTGGCGATAAGATAGCCTATGCACGCTATTTCTTCCCTATGGGAGCATACACAGCCTACCTTCTGGAATATGACCCTAAGAGCCGCATTGGCTTCGGTGCCGTGACAATGGGTTACGGCTGGGAGCTTGGCAATATGTCCCTTGATGAGATGGAAGGCGTGAAGGTAAGAGGACTGGGGATTGAACGCGACCTGTATTTCTCTCCTAAGAAATTGCACGAGATAGCCGAGTTGGAAGAAATCGTCAGGGAACAATATACCAAAGAAGAAGTGGTGGCAGAGGAAATTAAGGAAGAAGCGGTAACAAATACAGAAGACACGGTTAAGAAGACTGTGAACGGTACTTCTGGAATCAAGATATCCAAGGAAGAGTTGGAAACTGAAACAGAAATTAATGTCGGGCAAGTCATAGAACCGGACGATTTTACCATTACCAAGGCACAGGCAACAGAAAATACCGTTTCCAATGGAGAGACTACTCCATTGCAACCACCATCATCGGAGTCTGTACCACAGCAATCTGTGTCAGAGCAACCATCCATAAACGTTGAACCTGCACCCGAAGGTGTACCCGCCTTGACACTTCACCGACAATACGAACAGGAAAGGTCGGAAATCCGTACGGATATTGAAGCCCCAAGAGAGATGAACGGACAGACGGTGTTCTTTGACGACGATCATCATCCAGTGGTGGACAACAACATGGAAGACATCGGACAACCGGAGCAACTGTCACTGTTTGCCCCAGAGGAATACAGCCTTTGGACAAGAGAGGTAAGCCGTGTAAACAATGAAATCAAGGATAATTCAGGAACTTCACAGGCGCACCGTCCTATAACACAAACTGCTCCCCAGAAACCATCGGAGTCCAAGATACAAAAGTCAGTAACCTCTCCTCAACGGCGTACCCGTAGTAGCAGGAAAGCAGCTTCTTCATCTTCACGTGAGCCATCCCTTTTCGACTTCATGAACGAAGACGAGGAGCGCAAGCCAAAACCGATAGCGGAAGTCAGAAAGGAGTTTGACGCTTCCCCACGCCCTTTTCTCTCTTCGCCGGACTCACACCTAAGAGACGGCTCCATTGTCGTGCAGAAAGGGCAGGTGGGGTTTCTTTCTGATCTGAAGCGACATCCGACCTTTAACCCGATGGACTTGCCGTATGCGCAGCTTTCCCGTCTAAAAAGCTATATCGAGATACGGGAGTGCTATCATCGTCTCTATGACTACGAGGCAGAGAACCATGCAGAAGACAGGGAAGACCGCAGCAGGCTCAATCACCTGTATGATGACTATGTTGCACGCTGGGGCTACTTTAACCAGAAGGCAAACACTGACATTATCAAGATGGATGCTACAGGCGTGGAAATGCTCTTCTTGGAACGCTCCGAAAACGGCAGGTACATCAAGGCGGACATCTTCGACCATCCCACGGCATTTTCTACCACGGAACTGACCGTTGCCACAGACCCGATGGAGGCACTGGGTGCATCGCTCAACAAGTACGGCACGGTGGAACTTGGCTACATGAGTTCGCTTTTACCTGATATGGAGGAAAGCGACATCATTTCTTCCTTGGAAGGTCGCATCTATTACAATCCCGAAGAGAATGCCTACGAAGTGGCGGACAAGTTCATTTCGGGCAATGTAATAGAAAAGGCGGAGCGTATCGAGTCGTGGCTCTTGGACCATCCCGACCACGAAGAGGCAAAGCAGAGCCTTGCCGCTTTGCGTGCAGCCACACCAACACCCATTCCATTTGCAGACCTTGACTTCAATCTCGGTGAACGCTGGATACCTGCCAAGGTCTATGGCAGGTTCGCTTCGGAGTTTTTCGAGACGGACATTGGCGTATCCTACCATTCCAATATGGACGAGTACAGCATTGTATGTGACCATAAGAATGCCAATATCTGGCACAAGTATGCCGTACAGGGGGAGTTCCGCCGCTATGACGGTATCAATCTCCTCAAGCACGCCTTGCACAATACCATTCCCGACATCAACAAGAGTAAGGAGGTGACGGATAAGGTTACGGGAGAGACTAAAACTATCAAAGTAAGGGACGGGCATGCCATCCAGATGGCAAATGCCAAGATTGAGGAAATCAGGCAGGGCTTTATCGATTGGCTCGGACGGACACCTGACACGTTCAAGCAGCAGTTATCTGACCATTATAATCGTCTTTTCAACTGTTTTGTGCGACCCAACTTTGACGGCACGCACCAGACGTTTCCCGACCTTGACCTCAGACGATTGGGCATTGCCGACCTCTACAAAAGTCAGAAGGATGCGGTATGGATGCTCAAGACCAACGGTGGCGGTATATGTGACCACGAGGTGGGTGCGGGTAAGACCTTGATTATGTGTACGGCAGCCTACGAGATGAAACGCTTGGGACTGGCGAACAAACCAATGATTATCGGACTGAAAGCAAACGTCTTTGATATTGCCGACACCTTTAGGAAAGCTTATCCTAATGCTAAGGTACTCTATCCGGGCAAGAACGATTTTAATAAGCAGAACCGCCAACGTATTTTCAACGACATCAAGAACAACGACTGGGACTGTATTATCTTGACGCACGAACAGTTCGGTATGATACCGCAGGCCTTGGAGATACAGGAAGCGATTATGCAAAAGGAACTGGACTCCGTGGAAGAGAATCTCGAAGTGTTGCGACAACAAGGAAGAGACATCTCCCGTGGTATGCTCAAAGGCTTGGAGAAGCGCAAGCAGACACTTGAAGCCAAGTTGCAGAACATACAGGACAGCATCGCCGAAAGAAAAGACGATGCCGTGGACTTCAAGATGATGGGTATCGACCACCTTTTTGTCGATGAAAGCCACCAGTTCAAGAACCTGATGTTCAATACCCGCCACGACCGTGTGTCGGGCTTGGGCAATCCTGATGGTTCACAGCGTGCCTTAAACATGCTCTTTGCTATTCGTACCATACAAGAACGGTCCGGCAAGGACTTAGGAGCCACTTTCCTTTCAGGAACGACTATTTCCAATAGCCTGACGGAGTTGTATCTCCTGTTCAAGTATCTGCGCCCGCAGGCTTTAGAGAAGCAAGGTATCAACAGTTTTGACGCCTGGGCAGCCGTCTTTGCCAAGAAGTCTACCGACTATGAGTTCTCCATCACAAACGACATCATTCAGAAAGAGCGGTTTAGGACATTCATTAAGGTGCCTGAGCTGGCTGCATTCTATGCGGAGATTTGTGACTTTCGCACAGCCAAGGACATCGGTATCGACCGCCCGGAAAAGAACGAGATACTACACAACATACCGCCCACGCCCGAGCAGGAGGTTTTTATCGGCAAACTGATGGAGTTTGCCAAGAGTGGCGATGCCACAATCTTGGGACGAGCGCCACTGAGTGAGAGCGAGGAAAGAGCAAAGATGCTCATCGCAACGGATTACGCCCGCAAGATGAGCCTTGATTTACGCATGATTGATGAAAATGCGTACTCAGATCATATTGACAACAAGGCAAGTCATTGTGCGAAACTCTTGAATGACTATTATCAGAAGTACGATGCACAGAAAGGAACGCAGTTTGTTTTCTCTGATTTGGGGACTTACAAGCCCGGTGGAGACTTCAACATCTATTCGGAAATCAAAAGAAAGTTGGTGGAAGACTACCATATCCCAGCATACGAGATACGCTTCATTCAGGAATGCAAGAATGAGAAGGCAAAGAAAGCAATGGTGGATGCCATGAATCGGGGCGACATCCGCATCATTTTCGGCTCAACTTCCATGTTGGGCACGGGCGTGAACGCACAGCAGCGTGCCGTGGCAATCCATCATTTGGATACGCCTTGGCGACCATCGGACTTGGAGCAGCGTAACGGGCGAGCCGTGCGCAAGGGAAACCTTGTCGCCAAAGAGTTTGCCGACAACAAAGTCGATGTGATTATCTATGCCGTGGAACGTTCCTTGGATAGCTACAAGTTTAACCTGCTGCATAACAAGCAGCTCTTCATTAATCAGTTAAAGACAAACACGCTTGGTAGTCGTACCATTGATGAGGGTTCGATGGATGAGGACAGCGGCATGAACTTCTCAGAGTATGTAGCAGTGCTTTCAGGTAATACCGACCTTTTAGAGAAAGCAAGATTGGATAAGAAGATTACCACCTTGGAATCAGAACGTAAGAACTTCCTTCGTGAGCGTGATGCCGCAACGGGTAAGTTGGCAGAGATTAACAGTTCCGTGTCCTTCCATACGGATAAAATCAAGGAGGCACAGTCTGACTTAGCTCTCTTTGAGAAGTGTGTGGAGCGTGATGATGAAGGTACACCTATAAATAAACTGACTATCAAAGGTGTGGAAGACAGCACCGATATCAAGGCCATTGCTGCACGTCTGCAGGAGATTGACGAGAAAGCTCGCACCAAAGGGGAATACCACAAAATTGGCGAAATCTATGGTTTCTCCATTATGGTCAAGACAGAGAGCACTTCCAAGGATTTGTTTGACTGTTCGGTGAACCGCTTCTTCGTCAAAGGACAGGAGAGTATCTACTATACCTATAATAACGGTAAGTTGGCAACAGACCCGAAACTTGCGTGTCAGAACTTCATTAATGCCTTGGAGCGTATTCCAAAGGTGATAGAATCGCATGAGAAGGAAATGGCAAAGGTTGTGGCCAATAAAGAAGTTTACACCAACATTGCCAACAGTTCTTGGAAAAAAGAGGACGAACTTCGCTCACTTAAAAGTGAAGCTGCAGAATTGGACAGAAAGATTGCATTGACAATTTCTACCAATAAAGAGGCAAAAGGAGATGTAGAACAAGACAAATCCATATCCATAAGTGGACTACCTAACCAAATAGATAATAAACAATCTAAGATACATGAAGACAGTGAGGATGGTCGTTCACAAGGTTTTCGTCCAAAATGGAGGCACTAA
- a CDS encoding type IA DNA topoisomerase yields MTTCIIAEKPSVARDIAHIVGATSKQDGYMEGCGYVVTWAMGHLIALAMPEAYGFTAYKAEDLPIRPNPFQLIVRQVRKDKEYISDPAALKQLKVIRSCFDKADRIIVATDAGREGELIFRYIYQHLGCRKPFDRLWISSLTDKAIREGLSNLKPGNCYDNLYHSAKARSEADWLVGINASRALSIVRKGGYSLGRVQTPTLAMVCRRYIENRDFSSVSYWKLSVHTEKEGLSLKAIGSADYESEASAQSALAALRSQSQLTVESVVRKVAGTPPPLLYDLTALQKDANRRHGFSADKTLSIAQSLYEKKITTYPRTGSRYISEDIFEEIPALLRKIGKTLSNPLNRHSVDNTKVTDHHAIIPTGETPLGLSADETTIYQMVVNRFIEAFSPDSEEERIQVRFIDGTNIFTWKACRQISLGWKVVQKEQVTDAEKKEKENDNEQVLPSLHDFTEGEVLSLVSAEITEHKTKPKPLYTEATLLSAMENAGKEVKEDDKRKVMAECGIGTPATRANIIETLILRDYIRRDKKSIIPTEKGLAVYEIVKDKKIANAEMTGSWELALAAIEAGKMPSERFSQGINSYVGTICEELLSLSSEQKSYPVYRCPKCGQQSVGIYAKVAKCRHETCGFHMFREVCGIHLSEDNIRDLISSGRTPILKGLTSKVGKTFNARLVLKDDYTTTFEFEQNKKRK; encoded by the coding sequence ATGACAACTTGTATTATTGCCGAGAAACCCTCGGTAGCCAGAGATATTGCCCACATCGTAGGAGCAACGAGCAAGCAAGACGGATATATGGAAGGCTGCGGCTATGTCGTTACTTGGGCAATGGGACACCTCATCGCCCTTGCTATGCCAGAAGCCTATGGTTTTACAGCCTATAAAGCGGAAGACCTGCCCATCCGTCCCAATCCTTTCCAATTAATCGTCCGCCAAGTGCGCAAGGACAAGGAGTATATATCCGACCCAGCAGCACTAAAACAACTCAAAGTGATACGCTCCTGCTTTGACAAGGCAGATCGTATCATCGTCGCTACTGATGCAGGACGGGAGGGTGAACTTATTTTCCGTTATATCTATCAACATTTGGGATGCCGAAAGCCTTTTGACCGCCTTTGGATAAGTTCACTCACGGACAAAGCCATTCGTGAGGGACTTTCCAATCTCAAACCTGGAAACTGTTACGACAATCTCTATCATTCCGCCAAGGCAAGAAGCGAAGCCGACTGGTTGGTGGGTATCAATGCCAGCCGTGCATTGTCCATCGTCCGCAAAGGCGGCTATTCTTTGGGACGGGTACAGACCCCAACTCTTGCTATGGTCTGCCGTCGGTACATAGAGAATCGTGATTTTTCTTCCGTATCCTATTGGAAATTATCCGTTCACACAGAAAAAGAGGGTTTGTCGCTGAAAGCCATTGGCAGTGCAGACTATGAGAGTGAAGCATCGGCACAGAGTGCTCTCGCTGCACTTCGCAGTCAGAGCCAGCTTACAGTGGAATCGGTCGTAAGAAAGGTGGCTGGTACACCGCCACCACTCTTGTACGACCTTACTGCCTTGCAGAAAGATGCCAACAGACGCCACGGCTTTTCTGCAGACAAAACCCTCTCGATAGCTCAGAGCCTCTATGAGAAAAAAATCACGACCTATCCCCGCACTGGCAGCCGATACATCAGCGAGGATATCTTCGAGGAAATCCCCGCCCTGCTACGCAAGATAGGCAAGACGCTGTCCAATCCGCTTAACCGCCACTCGGTGGACAATACCAAAGTTACCGACCACCACGCCATTATTCCAACAGGTGAAACACCCTTAGGATTGTCGGCAGATGAAACAACTATCTATCAAATGGTAGTTAATCGCTTCATAGAAGCCTTTTCTCCCGATTCCGAGGAAGAGCGTATACAGGTGCGATTCATTGACGGTACCAACATCTTTACTTGGAAAGCGTGTAGACAGATTTCCTTGGGATGGAAAGTCGTGCAGAAAGAGCAGGTTACTGATGCAGAGAAAAAGGAAAAGGAAAACGACAATGAACAGGTTTTACCTTCATTGCATGATTTTACAGAGGGAGAGGTTTTGTCACTTGTTTCTGCCGAAATCACCGAGCATAAGACCAAACCTAAACCTCTCTATACAGAAGCAACACTGCTTTCTGCGATGGAAAACGCAGGCAAGGAAGTGAAGGAAGACGATAAGCGCAAGGTAATGGCAGAGTGTGGTATTGGAACACCAGCCACCCGTGCCAACATCATCGAAACGTTGATTCTCCGTGATTATATCCGAAGGGACAAGAAATCCATCATACCTACCGAGAAAGGCTTAGCTGTCTATGAGATTGTCAAGGATAAGAAGATTGCCAATGCGGAAATGACAGGCAGTTGGGAACTTGCACTTGCCGCTATTGAAGCAGGAAAGATGCCATCTGAAAGGTTCTCACAGGGTATCAACTCATACGTGGGAACAATCTGCGAGGAACTCCTCTCGCTTTCTTCAGAGCAGAAGTCCTATCCTGTATACCGCTGCCCAAAGTGCGGACAGCAGAGTGTCGGCATCTATGCCAAGGTAGCCAAGTGCAGACATGAAACCTGTGGCTTCCACATGTTTCGTGAAGTCTGCGGCATACATCTCTCTGAAGATAACATCCGTGACTTGATAAGCTCCGGTCGTACGCCTATCCTTAAAGGGCTGACCAGCAAGGTAGGCAAGACATTCAATGCCCGACTTGTTTTGAAGGATGATTATACCACCACCTTTGAGTTTGAACAAAACAAGAAACGGAAATAG